The genome window CAAGGCCTACAACCTCACCAAACACCGCCATACGCCGGAGATCGAGCAGGAGCTCTCCCTGGTGGCCGGGAAAGCCGTCACCCTGTCGTTCAACACGCATTTGCTGCCCATTAACCGGGGCATCCTCGCCACGATCTACACCCAACTCGCGAAGGACGTTTCCTTTGACGCGGTGTACGACGCTTATGTCGCGGCATATGAGCCGCATACCTTCGTGCGCGTGCTGCCCAAGGGCGCCATGCCGGAACTGCGCAACGTACGCGGCACCATGTTCTGCGACATCAGCCTGGTGCACGACCCGCGCATAAACCGGCTCATCATCGTCTCGGCCATCGACAACATGTGCCGGGGCGCGTCCGGCCAGGCCATCGCCAACGCCAACCTCATGCACGGCCTGCCGCTTGAAACCGGCCTGATGCTGGCCCCCATGGTGCCGTAAAGAGCGGAAGAAAAGCAGATAGCGAACCCTGAGGGGGCCTTCATGGCCCCCTCTTTTTTGTATGCGAAAACCTCCCGCCGAGCGGGAGGTTTTCGCATACAAAAAGCGCCTGTAACACTCGATCCAGGCGTGGGCTTTGGGTATAGCGTGCCTTTAATGTTTCTGATCGCATCCCCATGCACCCCTCCCACGTCGAGAGAACCGAGTCCAGTGTCTTCACGATACGCGCCCGCACCACTGATGGTCGCCGGGGGCAGGCTTTTGGAACGGTTTGCCGGAGATTTTTCTAAGAAGCCCGCTTCTCTAAAAATCGGAGGCAAACCGTTCCAAAAGCCTGCCCCCGGCGCGGCAAATCCCTCGCCACAGCACCCCTCTTCCCCGCAACGCGCCCTCCTGACAAAAAAACAATTTCAGCATATTTTAGCGCTGATACAATACGCCATGCCCAGCGCATGGCCTGCCAACGGAAATTTGCCGCAGGAGCCGCCATGCCCCAAACCGCGCCGCCGCCGTTGTTTTCAGTCCACCGGGAACTGATGCCGCGAACGCCTCTTGTGCCGCTTATCCGGACGCAAGAGCAGCTGACCCGCGTCTTCCGCAGGAAAAACGCCTTGCTTCTCGGCAACGCGGCCCTTGACCGGCTCGGCCTGTCCGAAGCCATACCGATCATCCGGGCCACCGCCGCCTCCTTCACCGCCCTCCCCCTGTCCCTTGCCAAAAAAGACCGGGAAAAAACGCGGCGGCTCCTCCAAAAATTCTCCGAAATCCCCCGCGACACCGTCGTTATCCTGGCGGAAGAGGCCTATGGGAAGGCGTTTGCCCGCCTGGCGAAACTTGCCGCCAATCCGTTACCCGTGCTGCTGCCCACCGGGCAGCTGACCTGCCTGCTGCCCCACGCCGGATGGGGAATAGGCGCGCCGGGCACGAAAAATTACAACGCTCTTTTTTCCGGCCTCGCGGGAAAAACCGTTCTGGTTTACGGCGCGAAAAACCAGTATGCCCACCTTCTCCGGCCCAAACTTGACGAATACGGGCACACCGTCGCCGTCGCCGGTCTCGTCTCCCCGGACAACGACGCCTGGGGGACGGTGATCGAAGGGGTACGGGTCTTCCCGCCCGAAAGGCTTGCCCAGGGCGGGTACGACGCCATCATCGCCGACGGCCGGACGGCCGCCGTCCTTCTCCCGCATCTGCACGGCAACGCCCCGGATTTCACGCCCGTCATTTTTTTCCGCGCGTTCATGGGGCATGCGGAAGACACGGCGGATATCACCCTGACCCATGCGGCGTTCATGGCTGACCGCAAGAACGCCGCCGCGAAGGAAGCCGCCCCGGCCAATTCATGGCGGACGTACGAGGCTGTTTTCACAGGCCACCCGCAATTTTCAAAAGAGCATCATGCCGCCCTGTTGCATGGCGGCGCCTCCAGTCTGCTGCGGAAACGCTCCTTCCAACTGGTCGATGTTGACGAGCCCCCGGTTCTGCATGTCAGGAACGGCATCCGCGTCACCACGGACCAGAACGCCGTTTGCGACAACGTCATCCATGTCGTCGGGCCGAGCTACGCCTACGGCACCTTTTGCGACGACGCATACACGGTCCCGAGTTGCCTGCAACGCCTGTGCAACGGAAAAGACGGCGAAAAACCGCCGGTCAAACGATACAACGTCCATAATTACGGCGTCCCCGGATCAACCCTGCTCAACCTGTACCGCACAGTCCTTGACGGGACCTTCGCGCCGGACGACGTCCTCATTATGCTGTCCGTCCCGCTGTCCCACGGGATGGACATCAACATACTCAGGGCCGTCCAGGCCCTTTGCCTGCAGCGGAAGGTCCATTTCGCCGTTTTCTGCATGCCCGAAATTTTTGCCGTGCTCGCCCCTTCCGCCCATGAGAAAAGCATGCTGGACGATTCGGCCTGGATGTCGGGCGCCGTCGGCTACGACGAGGGCATGGCGGCCAGACGCGTGGCGCTGAACAAGGAGACTCTGGATGCCTGCCGGGCAAACGGCCTGCCCGTCTTTGACCTGCAACCGCATTTTCAGCGGCCCCACGAGTGGGGCGAGGTCTTTCACAACCCGACGCACGTTACCTTTCGCGGGAACGAATGCGTCGCGCGGGCGATCCATACCGAATGCATACGCCACATCGCGGACCATGCCGCAAAGGACGTTTACACCCTGGCCATGGAAGATTTGCTGGATACTGTCCGGCGGCTCGCGCGGGAGAACATCCATTGCAACGCGTGGCTCTCGTCCGTTCCCCGCTTTCCGGCGGCCGAAGGGAAGACGACCGGAGCGATCGTCATGAACTGCAACCCCTTTTCAAGGGGCCACCAGCATGTGATTGAAACGGCCCTGCGTCAGGTGGACCGTTTGTATATCTTCCTGGTGGAAGAGGATAAATCATTCTTCAGCACCAAGGACAGGGCCGCCATGCTGCTGGCCGGTGTCGCGCGGTTCGGGGACAGGGTCCGCGTGGCGCCGAGTGG of uncultured delta proteobacterium contains these proteins:
- a CDS encoding hypothetical protein (Evidence 5 : No homology to any previously reported sequences) → MAPSFLYAKTSRRAGGFRIQKAPVTLDPGVGFGYSVPLMFLIASPCTPPTSREPSPVSSRYAPAPLMVAGGRLLERFAGDFSKKPASLKIGGKPFQKPAPGAANPSPQHPSSPQRALLTKKQFQHILALIQYAMPSAWPANGNLPQEPPCPKPRRRRCFQSTGN
- a CDS encoding putative (Citrate (pro-3S)-lyase) ligase (Evidence 3 : Function proposed based on presence of conserved amino acid motif, structural feature or limited homology; Product type pe : putative enzyme), producing the protein MPQTAPPPLFSVHRELMPRTPLVPLIRTQEQLTRVFRRKNALLLGNAALDRLGLSEAIPIIRATAASFTALPLSLAKKDREKTRRLLQKFSEIPRDTVVILAEEAYGKAFARLAKLAANPLPVLLPTGQLTCLLPHAGWGIGAPGTKNYNALFSGLAGKTVLVYGAKNQYAHLLRPKLDEYGHTVAVAGLVSPDNDAWGTVIEGVRVFPPERLAQGGYDAIIADGRTAAVLLPHLHGNAPDFTPVIFFRAFMGHAEDTADITLTHAAFMADRKNAAAKEAAPANSWRTYEAVFTGHPQFSKEHHAALLHGGASSLLRKRSFQLVDVDEPPVLHVRNGIRVTTDQNAVCDNVIHVVGPSYAYGTFCDDAYTVPSCLQRLCNGKDGEKPPVKRYNVHNYGVPGSTLLNLYRTVLDGTFAPDDVLIMLSVPLSHGMDINILRAVQALCLQRKVHFAVFCMPEIFAVLAPSAHEKSMLDDSAWMSGAVGYDEGMAARRVALNKETLDACRANGLPVFDLQPHFQRPHEWGEVFHNPTHVTFRGNECVARAIHTECIRHIADHAAKDVYTLAMEDLLDTVRRLARENIHCNAWLSSVPRFPAAEGKTTGAIVMNCNPFSRGHQHVIETALRQVDRLYIFLVEEDKSFFSTKDRAAMLLAGVARFGDRVRVAPSGTFIISSVSLPEYFVKDQIDYEPDSTLDILIFGTFIAPSLGVSVRFFGEEPFCAVTRSYHQQQKELLPACGIRCVEIPRLTHGNTAISASRIRELLQKELWDDIAALVPATTLDHLKAMHARKTG